A single genomic interval of Gossypium raimondii isolate GPD5lz chromosome 11, ASM2569854v1, whole genome shotgun sequence harbors:
- the LOC105804653 gene encoding PRA1 family protein F3 gives MPPTSTTYGTITSNPTTFPSHAKHTRRPWPELFSLSSFCLPISAGDAKARIKLNLSYFRVNYVIIALTILFLTLLWHPTSMIVFLITFIFWWFLYLFNDNPVVIFNRPVDGNVVLGVLSFATVLLLVLTHVGINVLVGLIIGVVVVGIHAAFRGTEDLGFPGEEEENGLLSVVGSQPLRPTSGYHRI, from the coding sequence ATGCCACCAACATCCACCACTTACGGCACCATCACCTCCAACCCAACCACCTTTCCCTCACATGCCAAACACACGCGCCGCCCGTGGCCAGAGCtattctccctctcctctttcTGCCTCCCCATCTCTGCCGGCGATGCCAAGGCACGAATAAAGCTCAACCTCTCTTACTTTCGCGTGAACTACGTAATTATAGCGCTAACGATCCTCTTCTTAACTCTCCTTTGGCACCCTACTTCAATGATAGTTTTTCTGATAACTTTCATTTTCTGGTGGTTCCTGTACCTCTTTAATGACAACCCAGTTGTTATTTTCAACAGACCGGTGGATGGTAATGTTGTCTTGGGGGTTTTGAGTTTTGCTACTGTGCTTTTATTGGTTTTGACTCATGTGGGTATTAACGTTTTAGTGGGGTTGATTATTGGGGTGGTTGTTGTTGGTATTCATGCTGCCTTTAGAGGAACTGAAGATTTGGGTTTTCCCGGTGAAGAGGAGGAAAACGGGTTGCTTTCTGTTGTTGGAAGTCAGCCTTTGAGGCCCACTTCTGGATATCATAGGATTTGA